The Ideonella dechloratans nucleotide sequence ACCACGCGCCGCATTGCGCTGACCGAGGAGGGGCGGGAGTACCTGGAGCGCTGCCGCCGCATCCTGGCCGAGGTGGAGGAGGCGGATGCCGCCCTCAGCGACCGGCGCCTGCGGCCCAGCGGCCGTCTGGCCATCACCGCGCCGGTGATGTTCGGGCGCCTGCATGTGGCCCCGGTGCTGACCGAGTTTCTGGTGGCCCATCCGGAGATGCGGGCCGATCTGCTGCTGGTCGACCGGGTGATGGACCTGCTGGAGGAGGGGCTGGACCTGGCGGTGCGCATCGGCGCCCTGCCGGATTCCTCGCTGGTGGCCAAGCCGGTGGGCAGTTGCCGCCGCGTGCTGTGTGCCAGCCCGGACTTCGTGGCGGCCCACCGCGAGCAGCTGCGCCAGCCCGATGGCGCGCAGCCGCTCAAGGCGGTGCACTTTGCCGGGCTGGACAGCGGGCACGAATGGACGTTTGCGCGCGGGGGCCCGCCGGTGCGCATCCCGCTGGCGGAGGTCTTCTCGACCAACCACGTCGATGCCGCGCTGGAGGCCTGCCGCAAGGGCCTGGGCTGCGGCCGCTTTCTGAGCTACCAGGTGCGCGACGACCTGGCCGCCGGTCGCCTGCTGCGGCTGTGGCCTGAATGGGAGCCCGAGGCCGTGCCGGTGCAGCTGGTGTTCCCGCATTCGCGCCTGCTGTCGGTGCGGGTGCGGGCCTTTGTGGACTGGGCCGAACCGCGGCTGACGGCCCGGCTCGGTGACGAGTCGATTCAGGCGGGCGTGGGCTCGCTGTCCACCCCGAAGGTGTGACGCAGGTAGCGCAGGAAGCGGGCGTCCTCGCACACCGTCTTGCCTTCGGCGTCCGACAGCTTGGCCGTGGGCAGGCCGTTGCAGCTCAGCAGTTTCATCACGATGTTGAGCGCACCGTGCGGGCTGTCGTTGGTCAGCGCGGTGCCGATGCCGAAGCCCACCACCTGGTCGTCGCGCCAGCACAGGGCCTCGTAGATGTCCAGGGCCGTGGTGTCCAGCCGCAGGCCGTCGGAGAAGACCTTGCGCTTGGTGCGCGGGTCGATGCCCAGGCGCCGGTAGTGCGCGTCCACCTCGGCCGCCCAGGCCAGCGGGTCGCCGCTGTCGTGGCGCAGGCCGTCGAAGAGCTTGGCGAAGTAGAGGTCGAAGTCGCGCAGAAAGGCCGGCGTGGTGACCACGTCCGTCAGGGCGATGCCCAGGTCGCCGCGGTACTCGCGCACCCAGGCCTCCAGCGCAGCCACCAGGGACTGGCGCAGCTGCACCCCGGGCATGGCCTGGAAGGTCTGCAGCCACTCGTGGGCCATGGTGCCGATGGGTGTCAGGCCCAACTGGCGGGCCAGGTGCAGGTTGGACGTGCCCTTGAACTGCTCGGGCAGGCGCTCGCCCAGGGTCTGCAGCACCTCCTGTTGCCAGGCCGCGCTGTAACGCCGCCGCAGGCCGAAATCGAACAGCGAGAAGGGGTGGCGGGGCGGCTGCGGTGAGCGGGCCATGGCCGCCAGCCGTTCCTGGGCCCGGTCGATCATGGCGTGCAGGCGGCGGCGCATCTCAGGCACGGTGTCGGGCGTGCTCAGCGGGCGCTGGTAGAGCGCCTGCACGATGGGCAGCACATAGAGCTCGAAGGGCATCACGTGCAGCTGCGGGCCCTCGGCCTCGATCACCAGCCGCTCGCCTTCGGTGCGCACCTGGATGAAATCGCGGTTGAGCTGGAAGAGGCGCAGGAACTCGATGTAGTCCGGCTTCATGAAGCGCAAGGCGCGCACGAAGGCCAGCTCCTCGGGGGTGAAGCGCAGGGTGCACAGGGCGTCCAGCTCGGCGTTCACCTCATCGGCCAGCTGCGCCAGCGGAAAGGCCGGGGCGTTGCGACAGGCGAAGACATAGCGGGCCGTGTTGGCGGGCATCTGGTGCAGCATGGCCTGCTGCATCGTGAGCTTGTAGAGGTCGGTCTCCAGCAGGGACTGGACAAGGGCAGGCATGCGGCCATGCTATCCGAGCGCACCCTCGCGCCCGGCACGCGGCGTTAGCATCCCGGCACCCACACGGGGTGTTCCGGAGGAGATCCACCATGCCCACCAAGAATGTGGTGATCGGCCAGCGCAGCCTGACCCTGGACGCGCGGCCCGACCGCCTGGACCTGCGCGACCGCGCCTTCCAGCCGCAGTTGGGCAGCCTGCCTGCGGCCTGGCCCGGCGACGAGGACGTGGCCCGGCTGCTGCCGACCTATGCCGCCCAGGGCCTGGTGCTGGACCAGGGACAGGACGGGGCCTGCACCGGTTTCGGCCTGGCCGCCGTCATCAACTACCTGCTGTTCCTGCGCAATGTGGGCGCGGACGCCGCCGAGCGCCGGCAGGTGAGCCCCGCCATGCTCTACCAGCTGGCCCGCCTGTACGACGAATGGCCGGGTGAAGACTACGAGGGCTCGAGCTGCCGCGGGGCGCTCAAGGGCTGGCAGCGCCACGGCGTGTGTGCCAGTGCGCTGTGGCCCTATGCCGTGAACAAGAAGGGCCAGCGCCTGCCGGTGACACCCGCCGAGGACCCGACGCAGCCCGACGATCCCGATCGCAACTGGGACGTGGACGCCCTGCGCACCACGCTGGGCGTGTACTACCGGGTGGACGTGCGCTCGGTGGTGGACATGCAGGCCGCCATCCGTCAGGTCGGCGCGCTGTACGTGTCGGGCACGGTGCACGAGGGATGGGCCGTGCCCACCGGCAAGCGTCTGCGCGGGCATGCCGATCTGGTGGCCATCCAGGCCGTGGCCCAGCCCAAGGACCCGGGCGGCCACGCCTTCGCCCTGGTGGGCTACAACGAGCGCGGTTTCGTGGTGCAGAACTCCTGGGGGCCGGGCTGGGGCTCCAAGGGCTTTGCCCTGCTGCCCTATGCCGACTGGGTGAACCATGGCAGCGATGCGTGGGTCTTCACGCTGGGCGTGCCGGCACAGCTGGCCCAGGCCACGGCCCCACGCGGCCGCGGCAAGAGCCCGGCCGCGGTGGCACGTTCACCGCGCTTCCTGCTGCCATCGCCTTCGGCTGGCGACCGGGCGGGCACCGAGCGGCCCGCCGGCCTGGTGGGCGCCGAGGATGCGCTGGCGCGCCGCTACCGCGACCTGCGCGATGCGGCCTGCCGGCCACTGGACCCCGACTCGGCCTACCGCCACACCGTGGTGCTGGACCGCGGTTTTGCCGTGCGCAACGACATCACGGCCGAGGATGCCGCCGCCGCCCTGGAGGCCGCAGTGCTGCACCGGCCCCTGGCCGCGCTGCCCGCGCAAGGCCCGGCCAAGCTGCTGATCTATGCCCACGGGGGCCTCAACAGCGAGGCCGACGCCATCCGCCGCATCCGGGTGATGGCGCCCTACATGCTGGCCCAGGGCATCTACCCGCTGTTCATCACCTGGCGCTCCGGCCCGCTGGAGACCCTGGGGGACCTGGTGGAGGAGCAGGCCGCCCGCCATGGCCTGGGGCAGATCGAGAACGCGCCGGCCCGGGGCTGGCTGGACCGCCTGACCCAGGTCAGCGACCGCATGCTGGAGCCCGCCTTGCGCGGCCCCGGTGGGGCGATGTGGAGTCAGATGAAGCTCAACGCCCAGCGGGCCAGCGAGCATGCCCAGGGCGGCGTGCGCCAGATGGTGGCGCAGCTGCGCCGGCTGCAGAAGGCGCGCCCGGAGCTGGAGATCCACCTGATGGGCCACTCGGCCGGCGCCATCCTGCTGGGGGCCATGCTGCCGCTGCTGCAGTCCGCCCGCCTGACGGCGGCCAGCCTGCGTCTGTTCGCCCCCGCCTGCACGGTGCGCTTCGCGCTGGACCACCTGCGCCCCGCGCTGCAGAAGAAGGTGCTGGCGCCTGAGCGCCTGAGCCTGCATGTGCTGTCCGATGCCAACGAACAGGACGACAGCGTGGGGCCCTACCGCAAGTCCCTGCTCTACCTGGTGAGCCGAGCCTTCGAGGACGTGCACAAGATGCCGCTGCTGGGCATGGCCCGGGCCTTCGACCCGGCCAGCGCACAGCCCCGCGCTGCCGATGATCTCTGGGCGGCCGACCGCCTGGCCGAGCTGCGTCAGTGGCAGGCCTTCTGGGC carries:
- a CDS encoding LysR substrate-binding domain-containing protein produces the protein MDKFKAMETFVRIVEAGSLSGAAGRLGTSLAAVVRSLAALERSLGVRLLNRTTRRIALTEEGREYLERCRRILAEVEEADAALSDRRLRPSGRLAITAPVMFGRLHVAPVLTEFLVAHPEMRADLLLVDRVMDLLEEGLDLAVRIGALPDSSLVAKPVGSCRRVLCASPDFVAAHREQLRQPDGAQPLKAVHFAGLDSGHEWTFARGGPPVRIPLAEVFSTNHVDAALEACRKGLGCGRFLSYQVRDDLAAGRLLRLWPEWEPEAVPVQLVFPHSRLLSVRVRAFVDWAEPRLTARLGDESIQAGVGSLSTPKV
- the pncB gene encoding nicotinate phosphoribosyltransferase, with the translated sequence MPALVQSLLETDLYKLTMQQAMLHQMPANTARYVFACRNAPAFPLAQLADEVNAELDALCTLRFTPEELAFVRALRFMKPDYIEFLRLFQLNRDFIQVRTEGERLVIEAEGPQLHVMPFELYVLPIVQALYQRPLSTPDTVPEMRRRLHAMIDRAQERLAAMARSPQPPRHPFSLFDFGLRRRYSAAWQQEVLQTLGERLPEQFKGTSNLHLARQLGLTPIGTMAHEWLQTFQAMPGVQLRQSLVAALEAWVREYRGDLGIALTDVVTTPAFLRDFDLYFAKLFDGLRHDSGDPLAWAAEVDAHYRRLGIDPRTKRKVFSDGLRLDTTALDIYEALCWRDDQVVGFGIGTALTNDSPHGALNIVMKLLSCNGLPTAKLSDAEGKTVCEDARFLRYLRHTFGVDSEPTPA
- a CDS encoding C1 family peptidase, yielding MPTKNVVIGQRSLTLDARPDRLDLRDRAFQPQLGSLPAAWPGDEDVARLLPTYAAQGLVLDQGQDGACTGFGLAAVINYLLFLRNVGADAAERRQVSPAMLYQLARLYDEWPGEDYEGSSCRGALKGWQRHGVCASALWPYAVNKKGQRLPVTPAEDPTQPDDPDRNWDVDALRTTLGVYYRVDVRSVVDMQAAIRQVGALYVSGTVHEGWAVPTGKRLRGHADLVAIQAVAQPKDPGGHAFALVGYNERGFVVQNSWGPGWGSKGFALLPYADWVNHGSDAWVFTLGVPAQLAQATAPRGRGKSPAAVARSPRFLLPSPSAGDRAGTERPAGLVGAEDALARRYRDLRDAACRPLDPDSAYRHTVVLDRGFAVRNDITAEDAAAALEAAVLHRPLAALPAQGPAKLLIYAHGGLNSEADAIRRIRVMAPYMLAQGIYPLFITWRSGPLETLGDLVEEQAARHGLGQIENAPARGWLDRLTQVSDRMLEPALRGPGGAMWSQMKLNAQRASEHAQGGVRQMVAQLRRLQKARPELEIHLMGHSAGAILLGAMLPLLQSARLTAASLRLFAPACTVRFALDHLRPALQKKVLAPERLSLHVLSDANEQDDSVGPYRKSLLYLVSRAFEDVHKMPLLGMARAFDPASAQPRAADDLWAADRLAELRQWQAFWATQAAAGARLDVLSARSVSDGQRQIRASHGCFDNAVDLIGQALGAIVNPDRPAKVKVERLAD